Proteins encoded by one window of Dreissena polymorpha isolate Duluth1 chromosome 11, UMN_Dpol_1.0, whole genome shotgun sequence:
- the LOC127850042 gene encoding cholecystokinin receptor type A-like, protein MPIDNHSTNETSYVAYLNYLYANNDSLIDREQDYAHRNYTIIQREDLIHNGICMPNYILIGPGFLSAYQRVYAGTYLLSFIVVFVLYGLIYRSIHEHRAKRSKRKRSSLYHGIEFSHVETQFTAVTHVNPHNKHRSSNSLEHGEAADGDGECLPELQPMRPLAKSSSRAMSIKEKTLIANIRTAIMLFVVTIVFLIAFLPAWLMGLDILDYNQVIFYMYFIYHTTNPFIYAFMNKSFRDDLGKVIKCQSMPIVR, encoded by the exons ATGCCGATTGACAACCATTCTACAAACGAAACTTCGTATGTGGCGTACTTAAATTACTTATACGCAAACAACGATTCTTTAATCGACCGTGAACAGGATTACGCACACAGAAATTACACTATTATCCAAAGAGAAGACCTAATTCATAAcggcatatgcatgccaaattaTATTCTCATTGGCCCAGGGTTCCTTAGCGCATATCAACGAGTCTACGCGGGGACGTATCTGCTCTCGTTCATCGTGGTGTTCGTGTTGTATGGCCTCATTTATAGGTCAATACATGAGCATAGAGCGAAGCGAAGCAAGAGGAAACGATCAAGCCTATACCATGGG ATTGAATTCTCCCACGTTGAAACACAGTTTACAGCggtcacacatgttaatccccaTAACAAACATCGGAGCTCTAACAGCCTTGAACACGGTGAGGCGGCAGACGGCGATGGCGAGTGCTTGCCGGAATTGCAGCCAATGCGTCCACTAGCAAAATCGAGTTCACGGGCGATGTCCATAAAAGAGAAAACACTTATTGCAAATATTCGGACAGCCATAATGCTGTTTGTTGTCACAATTGTGTTTCTTATTGCGTTTCTGCCAGCCTGGTTAATGGGATTAGACATTCTGGACTACAATCAAGTcatcttttatatgtattttatctaCCATACGACGAATCCTTTCATTTACGCATTTATGAACAAGTCGTTCAGAGACGATCTTGGAAAAGTTATCAAATGCCAAAGCATGCCTATTGTACGATAA